The following proteins come from a genomic window of Blastococcus sp. HT6-30:
- the bfr gene encoding bacterioferritin gives MVELLNDALTFELTVTNTYFLNARMLDAWGLPKLGKVFYDLSIDEMRDADALIQRILLFDGHPNLQRLGAIRVGETAEEMLVLALDSEKAAVAQFNASAKECHDLGDHGTASVFEEMVLDEEKHADWFEAQLAAIERVGAPQYLAAQIVTETP, from the coding sequence GTGGTCGAACTGCTGAACGACGCGCTGACCTTCGAACTGACGGTCACCAACACGTACTTCCTCAACGCCCGCATGCTCGACGCCTGGGGCCTGCCGAAGCTCGGCAAGGTCTTCTACGACCTCTCCATCGACGAGATGCGCGACGCCGACGCCCTGATCCAGCGGATCCTGCTCTTCGACGGCCACCCCAACCTGCAGCGCCTCGGCGCCATCCGGGTGGGCGAGACCGCCGAGGAGATGCTCGTCCTGGCCCTCGACAGCGAGAAGGCCGCCGTCGCCCAGTTCAACGCCTCCGCCAAGGAGTGCCACGACCTCGGCGACCACGGCACGGCCTCGGTCTTCGAGGAGATGGTGCTCGACGAGGAGAAGCACGCCGACTGGTTCGAGGCGCAGCTCGCCGCGATCGAGCGGGTGGGCGCGCCGCAGTACCTCGCCGCGCAGATCGTCACCGAGACGCCCTGA